In Oceanobacillus sp. FSL K6-2867, one DNA window encodes the following:
- a CDS encoding sulfite exporter TauE/SafE family protein translates to MVFIICLAIGMITAFVGSIMGLGGGIILIPTLLLASSFLDSFAWVTPQSIVGISLIAMIVTALSSTLAYAKGKRVDYKTGLLFLTGSIPGGAIGSWLNQFVDSQSFLLYFGVLMIVISLLFFIKRDRNSKKEFSGTEKGVRTYELFGETYRYRVPVIGAFALSLIVGTLSGLFGIGGGSIMVPAMILLFGFPAHIATATSMFMIFFVSIVGASTHIILGHIAWEYVLFFIPGAWIGGKLGAKVNQLLPGKVLEWGLRLILIFIGLRMIFQGLS, encoded by the coding sequence TTGGTTTTTATTATATGTTTAGCTATTGGAATGATTACCGCATTTGTCGGCTCAATAATGGGGCTTGGCGGAGGAATTATTCTGATACCCACTTTACTACTGGCAAGCTCATTTTTAGACAGCTTTGCATGGGTGACACCACAGTCTATTGTTGGAATTTCTTTGATTGCGATGATTGTTACGGCACTATCCTCGACACTTGCATATGCAAAGGGGAAACGGGTTGACTATAAAACAGGGCTCTTATTCCTTACAGGAAGTATTCCAGGCGGTGCAATTGGATCATGGTTAAATCAGTTTGTTGATTCGCAGTCATTTTTATTATATTTCGGTGTATTAATGATCGTTATATCCCTTCTTTTCTTTATTAAAAGGGATCGAAATTCTAAAAAAGAATTCTCTGGGACTGAAAAGGGTGTTCGTACATATGAATTGTTCGGGGAGACATATCGATACCGTGTACCGGTTATAGGGGCTTTTGCACTATCATTGATTGTCGGGACATTATCAGGGCTTTTTGGAATTGGCGGTGGTTCCATAATGGTGCCGGCAATGATTCTATTGTTCGGTTTCCCTGCGCATATTGCAACAGCAACTTCAATGTTTATGATTTTCTTTGTCAGTATTGTTGGAGCAAGCACTCATATAATTCTTGGGCATATTGCATGGGAATATGTTTTATTCTTTATTCCGGGGGCCTGGATTGGTGGGAAGCTAGGTGCGAAGGTAAATCAGCTTCTTCCGGGAAAAGTATTAGAATGGGGATTACGTCTTATATTAATATTTATTGGATTGCGTATGATTTTTCAAGGATTATCCTAA
- the yunB gene encoding sporulation protein YunB — protein MRHRKRFRKRTALPPGKQILIITMIIFVVCIFLSIRLIDKRIEPVLIETATVKLDEFATRAINSAVRYVEDYSFEDMLNITYDNEGQIATYNWNSSVISEINRVATDRVEEFFINVNRGDPLEFEDPLQEPYEYNDGAEDLAKQDPTLVEIPLGQVTGNTVLSNLGPKIPINLEVVGNVRTNIVREVEEFGINGAWVSLYLNVEADVQIVIPFTTEVTTVNTEIYLDGGAIMGKVPDFYGGGSDGPSISVPKDDLQNN, from the coding sequence TTGAGACACAGGAAACGTTTTCGCAAAAGAACAGCATTGCCTCCAGGGAAGCAAATTTTAATTATAACGATGATTATCTTTGTGGTCTGTATATTTTTAAGCATTCGATTAATTGACAAACGAATTGAACCGGTTTTAATTGAAACAGCAACTGTAAAATTAGATGAGTTTGCAACAAGGGCGATCAATTCAGCTGTTCGATATGTTGAGGATTATAGCTTTGAAGACATGCTGAACATTACTTACGATAATGAGGGGCAGATTGCAACATACAATTGGAATTCCTCTGTTATCAGTGAAATCAATCGAGTTGCAACAGACCGGGTTGAGGAATTTTTCATTAATGTGAATCGCGGGGACCCGCTTGAATTTGAGGACCCGTTACAAGAGCCATATGAATATAATGATGGTGCCGAGGATCTGGCAAAACAGGATCCAACATTAGTTGAAATACCTTTAGGTCAGGTTACAGGAAATACAGTACTTTCTAACCTAGGGCCGAAAATACCAATAAACTTAGAAGTGGTTGGAAATGTTCGAACGAATATAGTGCGTGAAGTGGAGGAATTTGGTATTAATGGTGCTTGGGTGTCCTTATATCTTAATGTGGAAGCCGATGTTCAGATTGTCATTCCATTTACAACAGAAGTAACAACTGTCAATACGGAGATTTATCTGGATGGCGGAGCGATTATGGGCAAGGTTCCAGATTTTTATGGAGGCGGCAGTGACGGCCCTTCAATTTCTGTTCCAAAAGACGACTTGCAGAATAACTAA
- a CDS encoding amidohydrolase, with the protein MLAITNAIIYDGKGNRFEDRALIVEKGKFTKLIPVNEVTDSFRIINAQEKVLTPGLIDVHTHLGISEEGVGIEGADYNETSSSVTPSLRAIDGINPMEIGFKDARRSGVTTVQVMPGSANVIGGEMAVLKTAGNIVDEMVVKAPSGMKAALGENPKRFHGGKGRMPVTRMGVAAQLREKLIEAQNYLQKEEKERKLDLENLAKVLKKEIPLRVHAHRADDILTALRIKREFDIDMTIEHCTEGHKISEFIAEHNVKVSVGPTMSTRSKVELKDKGWTTIKTLIDAGISCSLTTDHPVVGIDYLATSAVHAIRNGLSEQEALQTITLNAAKHLGIENRVGSIEPGKDADFVIWSGSPFDLMAKVERVFIEGEEV; encoded by the coding sequence ATGCTTGCAATAACCAATGCAATTATTTATGACGGGAAAGGAAATAGATTCGAAGATCGAGCTCTAATCGTTGAAAAAGGGAAATTCACGAAGCTCATACCCGTGAATGAGGTTACAGATTCTTTTCGTATAATCAATGCACAGGAGAAAGTACTAACCCCAGGTCTTATTGATGTGCACACCCATTTAGGAATTTCTGAGGAAGGTGTTGGGATAGAAGGAGCTGATTATAATGAAACGAGCAGTTCCGTTACCCCCAGCTTACGTGCGATTGATGGAATTAATCCAATGGAAATTGGGTTTAAGGATGCAAGAAGATCCGGTGTTACGACCGTTCAAGTTATGCCGGGGAGTGCCAATGTTATTGGTGGTGAAATGGCAGTATTAAAAACCGCTGGAAATATTGTCGATGAAATGGTCGTAAAAGCACCATCAGGTATGAAAGCTGCCTTAGGAGAAAATCCGAAACGATTTCATGGCGGAAAAGGAAGAATGCCTGTTACGAGAATGGGTGTTGCCGCCCAGTTGCGAGAGAAACTAATCGAAGCACAAAACTATTTGCAAAAAGAGGAAAAAGAACGAAAACTAGACTTAGAGAATTTAGCGAAGGTCCTGAAGAAAGAGATTCCACTGCGTGTTCATGCCCATCGAGCGGATGACATTCTTACAGCGCTTCGCATCAAACGTGAATTTGATATCGATATGACTATCGAACATTGTACAGAGGGACATAAAATTTCGGAATTCATAGCTGAACACAATGTAAAAGTGTCTGTTGGTCCAACGATGTCTACCCGTTCGAAAGTGGAATTAAAGGATAAGGGCTGGACAACAATTAAAACGTTAATAGATGCTGGTATATCTTGCTCGCTTACGACAGATCATCCAGTTGTTGGAATTGATTACCTTGCAACAAGCGCTGTTCATGCAATTCGTAATGGGCTAAGTGAACAGGAGGCGCTTCAAACGATTACACTAAATGCCGCAAAACATCTCGGAATTGAAAATCGTGTGGGCTCCATTGAGCCGGGGAAGGATGCTGATTTCGTTATTTGGAGTGGGAGTCCTTTTGATTTAATGGCTAAAGTGGAGCGGGTGTTTATTGAAGGGGAAGAGGTGTAA
- a CDS encoding DUF1805 domain-containing protein, whose amino-acid sequence MITVNPLEVDGIIFTAVRVELPKTNLLTISNDIGYIMCAALDVDIFNEVPKLMERNVIAGRAMGVRTIDELLNAPLQKITDASKAYGWEVGMTGKEALLKIS is encoded by the coding sequence ATGATTACGGTGAATCCACTTGAAGTAGACGGCATTATTTTTACAGCAGTACGTGTTGAGCTTCCAAAAACGAATTTGCTGACGATATCCAATGACATTGGCTATATTATGTGTGCTGCATTGGATGTAGATATTTTTAATGAAGTTCCAAAGCTAATGGAGCGTAATGTCATCGCGGGGCGTGCGATGGGCGTACGAACAATCGATGAATTATTAAATGCTCCATTACAGAAGATAACAGATGCTTCTAAAGCGTATGGCTGGGAAGTAGGTATGACCGGAAAAGAAGCTTTATTAAAAATATCATGA
- a CDS encoding DMT family transporter, with translation MYGQLVLVMVLWGFNVIAIKVIVGQFAAVTITSFRIFLAAVIVYLILWARKQIRLPKKQEFLYIILISVTGVAAHHFFLSVGLTQTTASNSGLLLGTVPLFTSILASKLLEDKLSVMRIIGIVFGLSGVAFVILVGNIDGLTLNIGDIYIFLAVLSQALSFIYIKKATETMEARLVTATTLLIGSFLLFSISLVLEPKGISSLQDGTLLGWSIFLASAIFATALGQFLYNHAIQSIGPGKSSIFMNLQPFFALLGSFLFLGEQISFAHFFGFILIVTGVVLGSGIIDRFIYKKALRRNSLRRHYYD, from the coding sequence ATGTATGGGCAGCTTGTTTTAGTTATGGTCTTGTGGGGATTTAATGTGATTGCAATTAAAGTAATCGTAGGCCAATTTGCAGCAGTGACAATTACTTCTTTTCGCATTTTCTTAGCGGCTGTTATTGTGTATTTAATCTTATGGGCAAGAAAACAAATTCGTTTACCTAAAAAACAAGAATTTCTTTATATTATTCTCATATCGGTTACAGGGGTAGCTGCCCATCATTTTTTTCTATCGGTTGGGCTGACGCAGACGACTGCTTCCAATTCTGGTTTGCTGTTAGGGACAGTACCATTATTTACTTCCATACTTGCAAGTAAATTGTTAGAAGATAAGCTTTCCGTGATGAGAATAATTGGCATTGTTTTTGGCTTGTCCGGTGTTGCTTTCGTTATTCTAGTTGGGAATATAGATGGTCTGACATTGAATATTGGCGATATTTATATTTTCCTTGCAGTACTATCCCAAGCGTTAAGTTTTATTTACATAAAAAAAGCAACTGAAACGATGGAAGCGAGATTAGTTACTGCAACTACCTTGTTGATAGGGTCATTTTTATTGTTTAGTATCAGTTTGGTGTTGGAACCAAAAGGTATTTCAAGTTTGCAAGATGGGACTTTGCTTGGCTGGTCTATCTTTCTTGCTTCCGCTATTTTCGCAACAGCACTTGGTCAATTTCTTTACAATCATGCAATTCAGAGTATAGGACCAGGTAAATCATCGATTTTTATGAATTTACAACCTTTTTTTGCGTTGCTGGGTTCCTTTTTATTCCTTGGAGAACAAATTTCATTTGCTCATTTCTTTGGTTTTATTCTAATTGTAACGGGAGTTGTTTTAGGATCTGGCATAATCGATCGATTTATTTATAAGAAGGCTTTGAGAAGAAATAGTTTAAGGAGACACTACTATGATTAA
- a CDS encoding bifunctional UDP-sugar hydrolase/5'-nucleotidase: MEEKLYFYYTNDLHSNFEQWPRVVTYLNEARTLRNKHGELNWTIDIGDHVDRSHPITEASMGRANVRLLNDADYDFVTIGNNEGITMSHQDLYHLYDEAAFEVTCANLHSTDNIQPPWLRPTVKIETAQGLRIGMIGLTAPFNAFYELLNWHVSPEFEVLDKYMKDLEQYADIIIVMSHLGITVDQEIARRYDAVDAIIGGHTHHLLRTGEYVNNALITAAGKHCVYIGEVILTWDHKQKRLVKKEAYTTDITHLEKDAETDQTLRSMQKKADSLLGETVVQIDRPLDVNWYGSTPIVQELANTVMEWTKADAAMLNNGLLLEGLPVGAVTYKDIHRICPHPINPVVVDLKGNELIEVVRASLTKEFTQLELKGFGFRGKVLGRMMFAGLQVETAFHNNGEEYVKQVLFQNGAPIDPDRTYYIATADTFTFGRLLPEVAKSDSKHYFVPEFLRDLLAQTLRAKFSSNQA, encoded by the coding sequence ATGGAAGAGAAACTCTACTTTTATTATACAAATGATTTGCATAGTAATTTTGAACAATGGCCACGTGTTGTGACCTATTTAAATGAAGCAAGAACACTACGAAATAAACATGGTGAATTGAACTGGACAATTGACATTGGTGATCATGTAGACCGCTCCCATCCGATAACAGAAGCATCGATGGGGAGGGCGAATGTCAGGCTATTGAATGATGCAGATTATGATTTTGTGACCATAGGCAATAATGAAGGAATCACGATGTCGCATCAGGATTTATACCACTTATATGATGAGGCTGCATTCGAAGTCACCTGTGCAAACCTTCACAGCACCGATAACATTCAGCCGCCATGGCTTCGTCCAACCGTTAAAATTGAAACTGCTCAAGGCTTGAGAATCGGAATGATTGGTTTAACTGCGCCATTTAATGCCTTTTATGAACTGTTAAATTGGCATGTTTCACCCGAATTTGAAGTTTTGGACAAATATATGAAAGATCTAGAGCAATACGCAGATATTATTATTGTCATGTCGCATCTTGGTATTACTGTAGATCAGGAAATTGCAAGAAGGTATGATGCTGTAGATGCGATAATCGGCGGACATACCCACCATTTACTTCGTACTGGTGAATATGTCAATAATGCTCTCATTACTGCAGCAGGAAAGCATTGCGTTTATATTGGTGAAGTTATTCTCACATGGGACCATAAGCAAAAACGATTGGTGAAAAAAGAAGCGTATACAACTGATATTACGCATTTGGAAAAGGATGCTGAAACGGATCAGACATTACGTTCGATGCAAAAAAAAGCTGATAGCTTACTAGGAGAAACCGTTGTACAGATTGACAGACCATTGGATGTCAATTGGTATGGGAGTACACCAATCGTGCAGGAACTGGCGAATACAGTTATGGAATGGACAAAAGCCGATGCGGCGATGCTGAATAATGGCCTGTTGCTGGAAGGATTGCCTGTAGGAGCTGTTACGTATAAGGATATACATCGAATTTGTCCACATCCGATTAATCCTGTTGTTGTAGATCTGAAGGGAAATGAATTGATTGAGGTTGTCCGTGCCTCCCTGACAAAGGAATTTACGCAGCTGGAATTAAAAGGCTTCGGATTCCGCGGGAAGGTATTGGGAAGAATGATGTTTGCTGGACTTCAGGTAGAGACAGCGTTTCATAATAATGGTGAGGAGTATGTGAAACAGGTTTTGTTCCAAAATGGCGCGCCAATCGATCCAGATCGTACTTATTATATTGCGACTGCGGACACCTTTACATTCGGTCGTTTATTGCCAGAGGTAGCAAAATCAGATTCGAAGCATTATTTCGTGCCGGAATTTTTAAGGGATTTGCTTGCACAGACACTTCGCGCAAAGTTTTCTTCAAATCAAGCTTGA